From Vibrio artabrorum, a single genomic window includes:
- a CDS encoding PilZ domain-containing protein encodes MQQSEILSVAERLIPAYHAEDFEFLLSQMTEGESPSLKLLVKMELNRIMAPCTKSIDLRGRIDNECHQFTLDGRKHWLDDIALNAYQRGTKKFKGYTEGAWEMVMTPRTQPLRNIVNTASKNTPEITDANSPYEAEAINLGYDLKRKENRLKISSQVEMTTSKGQDLHGVTIDISPSGAKFKVPSTFRYSLGEIISVKFTELVEKSRENDVDKAIDYRILGIDESYENDAVKFLRTIKVSDTNVVARLINESLNSSSKKTSHENQDRIMRTRTRGIEHTYLKHTCNLPLFFNGSELKLALLTDNNHPLWQYWHDERNQQALGTLFNEKRMNLLAKPGVKGTSNVIYSFTHEHQNKTLFYSMMLPEASREQRQLFWHIGGKRKSWKAFKFSVFELSGDERQALALHSEMLKQSSEPLTHCCILQEIGDHESAADYLLSEKPRIPSSELNQFRHSRAVIGNIQSLYFDAQTRRKEPRYQFKSPLQLTSQNDVTVDGYTLDISKRGLSIALEQPMVFKIDDPVSVNFNELQLYDRSLPLSTVPYRVIRVSPNGRNVQLAITENAKTMRTISFLKGLIDQNQNKLIKKKEILPTHSLLESLHNILLSKMVSTPIFIDKPSSTLRCKIIGVNFPLNKHLALLAKLGHNQKFSLEPIFKGHSNSLLAEPLKKIAGAKPKHHDVYIAAVQFGDKIQSVHTKLVKEFTSTKERILFIKKAQQLGDIYVLRVTTAPIFNPLTSLFQSDLEELSRISMHKAKKLESEVTAFVGYGELDDITDEVLIRLELTH; translated from the coding sequence ATGCAGCAATCTGAAATCCTATCTGTAGCAGAACGACTTATTCCGGCCTACCACGCCGAAGATTTCGAATTCCTTCTTTCGCAAATGACAGAAGGCGAATCGCCATCTCTGAAGCTACTCGTTAAAATGGAACTGAATCGTATCATGGCTCCATGCACAAAGAGCATTGATTTACGTGGGCGTATTGATAATGAGTGTCATCAATTCACGTTAGATGGCCGTAAACACTGGCTCGATGACATCGCTTTGAACGCCTATCAGCGTGGCACAAAAAAATTTAAAGGATATACCGAAGGCGCATGGGAAATGGTCATGACGCCACGCACGCAGCCACTTCGCAATATTGTGAACACCGCCTCTAAAAACACTCCCGAGATAACCGATGCGAATAGCCCATATGAAGCCGAGGCGATTAACTTAGGGTATGACTTAAAACGTAAAGAAAACAGGCTCAAGATCAGCTCACAGGTTGAGATGACAACATCTAAAGGTCAAGACTTGCATGGTGTAACGATTGATATCTCGCCATCGGGTGCAAAATTCAAAGTACCGAGCACTTTTCGCTATAGCCTCGGTGAAATCATCTCGGTCAAATTCACAGAGCTGGTTGAAAAATCGCGAGAAAACGACGTCGATAAAGCGATTGACTACCGCATTCTAGGCATTGATGAATCTTATGAGAACGACGCCGTCAAATTTTTAAGAACCATCAAAGTAAGCGATACGAATGTTGTCGCGCGCTTAATTAATGAGTCTTTAAATAGCTCAAGTAAGAAAACTAGCCATGAAAATCAAGATAGGATTATGCGTACCCGTACTCGAGGTATTGAGCACACCTACCTAAAACACACCTGTAATCTGCCGCTTTTTTTCAATGGCAGCGAACTCAAGCTTGCCCTGCTCACCGATAACAACCATCCGTTATGGCAATATTGGCACGATGAACGAAACCAGCAAGCTCTGGGGACACTCTTCAACGAAAAAAGAATGAATTTACTGGCTAAGCCCGGGGTCAAGGGAACCAGTAACGTTATCTACTCTTTTACTCACGAACACCAGAATAAGACCTTGTTCTACTCAATGATGTTACCAGAGGCTTCTCGTGAACAAAGGCAATTGTTCTGGCATATCGGAGGGAAACGTAAAAGTTGGAAAGCGTTTAAGTTCTCGGTTTTCGAGCTTTCAGGTGACGAACGACAAGCCTTAGCGTTACATTCAGAGATGTTAAAGCAAAGCTCTGAACCACTGACTCATTGCTGTATCTTGCAAGAAATCGGCGATCATGAAAGTGCCGCTGATTATCTATTGAGTGAAAAGCCTCGTATTCCAAGCAGCGAACTGAATCAGTTCCGTCACTCACGTGCCGTTATTGGCAATATCCAAAGCCTCTACTTTGATGCCCAAACTCGTCGCAAGGAGCCGAGGTACCAATTTAAGTCTCCGCTTCAACTGACTTCGCAAAATGACGTCACTGTGGACGGATACACCTTAGATATCTCGAAACGCGGACTCAGTATTGCTCTTGAACAACCCATGGTATTCAAGATCGACGACCCGGTATCAGTGAACTTTAATGAGCTGCAACTCTATGACAGAAGCTTGCCATTAAGCACCGTGCCTTATCGAGTTATTCGTGTGAGCCCAAATGGTCGCAATGTACAATTGGCCATCACTGAGAACGCGAAGACAATGCGCACCATCTCATTTCTCAAGGGACTGATTGATCAGAACCAAAACAAACTGATTAAAAAGAAAGAAATACTGCCAACGCATTCGCTTCTTGAATCACTGCATAATATTTTACTGAGTAAGATGGTCAGCACTCCAATATTCATCGATAAGCCAAGCTCAACATTACGCTGTAAGATCATTGGTGTGAACTTCCCATTAAATAAGCATCTCGCATTACTGGCTAAGCTTGGACACAACCAAAAATTCTCACTCGAGCCTATTTTTAAAGGGCACTCTAACTCGTTGTTAGCTGAGCCATTGAAAAAAATTGCAGGTGCAAAGCCTAAACACCACGATGTCTATATTGCTGCGGTTCAGTTTGGCGACAAAATCCAATCAGTACACACAAAACTGGTCAAAGAATTCACGTCGACAAAAGAACGCATCTTATTCATCAAAAAGGCGCAACAACTCGGTGACATATACGTGTTACGAGTCACCACTGCCCCTATTTTTAACCCACTAACGAGCTTATTCCAGTCCGATTTAGAAGAGCTGTCTCGAATAAGCATGCACAAAGCGAAGAAACTAGAAAGTGAGGTTACCGCTTTTGTTGGCTATGGTGAGTTAGATGACATTACTGATGAAGTCTTGATTCGACTAGAACTTACGCACTAG
- the serB gene encoding phosphoserine phosphatase: MDAQKYLPIKRHTTLLTRLPETRFASQLAKAKANWIVFAEYLSPQFFDDIDFFTGTYTTILETWKVGHYEVALMSGSLTPAHEEILQALKLDYACLSEVPDLSKPGLIVMDMDSTAIQIECIDEIAKRAGVGELVSDITERAMQGELDFEQSLRQRVGALKGADEAILEQVRQSLTFMPDLVELVNTLNKLGWKTAIASGGFTYFSDYLKDTLNLDHAQSNTLEIVDGKLTGEVLGDVVSAQTKADILVELADEYELELHNTIAVGDGANDLVMMGAAGLGIAYHAKPKVEQQAQTAVRYAGLGGVLCILSGVLAKQQKISWQAKP; this comes from the coding sequence ATGGACGCTCAGAAATACCTGCCAATTAAAAGGCACACCACATTACTTACTCGACTCCCCGAGACGCGTTTCGCTTCTCAACTCGCGAAGGCCAAAGCCAACTGGATTGTATTCGCGGAGTACCTATCCCCACAATTTTTTGATGATATCGACTTTTTTACTGGTACTTACACGACCATTTTAGAAACATGGAAAGTGGGGCATTATGAAGTGGCGTTGATGTCAGGGAGTTTAACCCCTGCTCATGAAGAAATTTTACAAGCATTGAAGCTTGATTATGCTTGCCTTAGCGAGGTCCCAGACTTATCCAAACCCGGTTTGATTGTGATGGATATGGATTCTACAGCGATTCAAATTGAGTGTATCGATGAGATAGCCAAGCGAGCAGGTGTCGGAGAGCTCGTTTCTGATATTACTGAGCGCGCAATGCAAGGCGAGCTTGATTTCGAACAGAGCCTGCGTCAGCGAGTCGGTGCACTTAAAGGTGCTGATGAAGCGATTCTAGAACAAGTACGTCAATCTCTGACATTTATGCCAGACTTAGTTGAACTGGTTAATACATTGAATAAGCTAGGTTGGAAGACTGCGATCGCATCTGGTGGTTTTACGTATTTTTCAGATTACTTAAAGGATACGCTTAATCTTGACCATGCTCAGTCAAACACGTTAGAGATTGTTGATGGTAAATTGACCGGTGAAGTGTTAGGTGATGTGGTTTCAGCGCAAACTAAGGCCGATATATTAGTTGAACTGGCTGACGAGTATGAGCTGGAATTGCACAATACGATTGCTGTGGGGGATGGGGCGAATGATTTAGTTATGATGGGAGCAGCGGGCCTAGGCATTGCCTATCATGCGAAACCGAAAGTTGAGCAGCAAGCTCAAACCGCTGTGCGCTATGCAGGCTTGGGCGGGGTGCTGTGTATTTTATCTGGCGTATTAGCTAAGCAGCAAAAAATCAGCTGGCAAGCGAAACCTTAA
- a CDS encoding YtjB family periplasmic protein, translating into MNESLFSIRNALRMLALILLATMFVVTIKNTVVISKGNEKIQAKQLETLTKVLISQASLSASKMITQQDQERLLDLTNQLSKDRLVFDATIYDAEGIRLASSEKALSVREVLGLDTPLSTASIGRQQLVEPVYSPENTIIGFIRVTFETGKVTAISDHHYRKSDRYMIGMVLMGFISGALCVLLIRKKQTKSGENLLLKNVSS; encoded by the coding sequence ATGAATGAATCATTGTTCTCAATACGTAACGCTTTACGAATGTTAGCCCTCATTTTGTTGGCTACCATGTTCGTTGTAACGATTAAAAATACCGTCGTGATCAGTAAAGGTAACGAAAAAATTCAAGCCAAGCAGCTCGAAACGTTAACTAAGGTTTTGATATCTCAAGCCTCCCTTTCTGCTAGTAAGATGATCACGCAACAAGACCAAGAACGATTACTTGACCTGACGAATCAGCTTTCGAAAGACCGACTGGTATTTGATGCCACGATATATGATGCAGAGGGTATTCGACTGGCTTCAAGCGAAAAAGCACTATCAGTACGCGAAGTACTTGGCTTAGATACACCACTTTCAACAGCAAGTATCGGAAGGCAACAGTTAGTTGAGCCGGTTTATTCACCCGAAAACACAATCATCGGTTTTATTCGAGTAACTTTTGAAACGGGAAAAGTAACGGCAATATCGGATCACCACTACCGCAAAAGTGATCGTTACATGATAGGAATGGTCTTAATGGGCTTCATCAGCGGGGCTCTGTGCGTATTGCTTATTCGAAAAAAACAAACTAAATCCGGTGAGAACTTACTGTTGAAAAATGTAAGCTCATAA
- the deoD gene encoding purine-nucleoside phosphorylase has translation MATPHINAEMGDFADVVLMPGDPLRAKYIAETFLEDVVQVCDVRNMFGYTGSYKGRKVSVMGHGMGIPSCSIYTTELIKDFGVKKIIRVGSCGAVSEDIKVRDVVIGMGACTDSKVNRIRFKGHDFAAIADYKMVRAAEDAAKARGVDVKVGNLFSAELFYTPDPEMFEVMDKYGIVGVEMEAAGIYGVCAEYGAKALTICTVSDHIKTGEQTTSDERQTTFNDMMVIALDSVLLGDQE, from the coding sequence ATGGCTACTCCACATATTAATGCTGAAATGGGTGATTTCGCTGACGTAGTTCTCATGCCAGGCGACCCGCTACGTGCTAAATACATCGCTGAAACCTTCTTAGAAGATGTGGTTCAAGTGTGCGACGTTCGCAACATGTTTGGTTACACGGGGTCGTACAAAGGTCGTAAGGTTTCGGTCATGGGACATGGTATGGGCATTCCATCTTGTTCGATTTACACGACTGAATTGATCAAAGACTTTGGTGTAAAAAAGATCATCCGTGTGGGCAGTTGTGGTGCAGTGAGTGAAGATATTAAAGTGCGTGATGTGGTGATCGGTATGGGCGCATGCACGGATTCAAAAGTAAACCGTATTCGTTTTAAAGGTCATGACTTTGCGGCAATTGCGGATTACAAAATGGTGCGAGCGGCAGAAGATGCAGCCAAAGCGCGCGGTGTCGACGTGAAAGTCGGTAACCTGTTCTCGGCGGAGTTGTTTTATACGCCCGATCCTGAAATGTTTGAAGTGATGGATAAATACGGCATTGTTGGTGTAGAGATGGAAGCGGCAGGTATCTACGGAGTTTGTGCTGAATATGGTGCAAAAGCTCTGACTATTTGTACGGTTTCTGATCATATCAAAACCGGTGAGCAAACCACATCAGATGAACGTCAAACGACTTTCAACGACATGATGGTTATCGCACTAGACTCGGTGTTACTTGGTGACCAAGAATAA
- a CDS encoding phosphopentomutase: protein MKRAFILVLDSFGIGETADADKFGDVGSDTMGHIAERCEQGLADNADRKGPLTLPNLSKLGLAMAHKESTGRVAPGMDADVEIIGAYGHAAELSSGKDTPSGHWEIAGVPVLFDWGYFTDKENSFPKALTDRILERAGLSDFLGNCHSSGTEILDNLGEEHMKTGFPIFYTSADSVFQIACHEETFGLQNLLDLCQIAREELEDYNIGRVIARPFIGPGKGQFERTGNRRDLSVEPPAATILQKLVDEKGGNVHSIGKISDIYAGCGITQKTKATGIPALFEATKEAINEAGDNTIVFTNFVDFDSAYGHRRDVAGYAAALEYFDGRINEIIDMMKEDDVLILTADHGCDPTWPGSDHTREHIPVIVYGKKVPAGSLGRRDTFADIGQSLASYFGTSPMGYGTSFL from the coding sequence ATGAAAAGAGCATTTATTTTAGTTTTAGATTCATTCGGTATCGGTGAAACAGCGGATGCAGACAAATTTGGCGATGTAGGTTCGGACACAATGGGTCACATCGCAGAACGTTGTGAGCAAGGTCTTGCAGACAATGCAGACCGTAAGGGGCCATTGACGCTACCAAACCTGTCTAAGCTAGGTTTAGCAATGGCTCACAAAGAGTCGACAGGTCGTGTCGCTCCTGGTATGGATGCCGACGTTGAGATCATTGGTGCGTATGGTCACGCTGCTGAGCTGTCTTCTGGTAAAGACACGCCATCTGGCCACTGGGAAATCGCAGGTGTACCGGTACTGTTTGACTGGGGCTACTTCACCGACAAAGAGAACAGCTTTCCTAAAGCGCTGACGGATCGCATTTTAGAGCGTGCTGGCTTATCTGATTTCTTAGGTAACTGCCACTCATCGGGAACAGAAATCCTAGATAACCTAGGTGAAGAACACATGAAGACGGGCTTTCCAATCTTCTATACTTCAGCTGATTCAGTATTCCAGATCGCATGCCATGAAGAGACATTCGGCCTGCAGAACCTATTAGACCTCTGTCAGATTGCTCGTGAAGAGCTAGAAGATTACAACATCGGCCGTGTTATCGCGCGCCCGTTCATTGGTCCGGGCAAAGGTCAATTCGAACGTACGGGTAACCGCCGTGATCTTTCTGTGGAGCCACCAGCTGCAACCATCCTTCAGAAACTCGTTGATGAGAAGGGCGGTAACGTTCACTCAATCGGTAAGATCTCAGATATTTACGCAGGTTGTGGTATCACTCAGAAAACCAAAGCAACAGGTATTCCTGCACTATTTGAAGCCACCAAAGAAGCGATCAATGAAGCGGGCGACAATACGATCGTGTTCACTAACTTTGTTGACTTTGATTCTGCTTACGGACATCGTCGTGATGTTGCTGGTTACGCAGCAGCGCTTGAGTACTTCGATGGTCGCATCAACGAAATCATTGATATGATGAAAGAAGATGATGTGCTTATCCTAACTGCAGACCACGGTTGTGATCCAACATGGCCGGGTTCTGACCATACTCGTGAGCACATCCCTGTGATTGTTTACGGTAAAAAGGTGCCAGCAGGCTCTCTAGGTCGCCGTGATACCTTCGCTGATATCGGTCAAAGCTTAGCGTCATACTTTGGGACGTCGCCAATGGGATACGGTACTAGCTTTTTATAA
- the deoA gene encoding thymidine phosphorylase: MYLPQEIIRRKRDGEVLTAEEINFFIQGVAQNTVSEGQIAAFAMTIFFNEMTMPERIALTCAMRDSGMVIDWSHMNFDGPIVDKHSTGGVGDVTSLMLGPMVAACGGFVPMISGRGLGHTGGTLDKLESIPGYNITPTNEVFGEVTKDAGVAIIGQTGDLAPADKRVYATRDITATVDNISLITASILSKKLAAGLDSLVMDVKVGSGAFMPTYEASEELAKSIVAVANGAGTKTTAILTDMNQVLASSAGNAVEVREAVQFLTGEYRNPRLLEITLASCAEMLVLGNLAKDAEEAREKLMAVLDNGKAAECFGKMVAGLGGPTDFVTNYDSYLEKAEIIKPVYALESGVVSAMDTRAIGMAVVGMGGGRRVATDSIDYAVGFDHFIRLGEVASEDKPLAMIHARNEQQWQEAATALQNAITVGGEYKATPDVYRQIRSEDV, translated from the coding sequence ATGTATCTACCTCAAGAAATTATTCGCAGAAAACGTGATGGCGAAGTCCTAACAGCAGAAGAGATTAACTTCTTCATTCAAGGCGTCGCTCAAAATACGGTTTCTGAAGGTCAAATTGCCGCATTCGCAATGACAATCTTTTTTAATGAAATGACGATGCCAGAACGTATTGCGCTAACGTGTGCAATGCGTGACTCTGGCATGGTGATTGATTGGAGCCACATGAATTTTGATGGCCCAATCGTTGATAAACACTCAACCGGTGGTGTTGGCGACGTCACTTCTCTGATGCTTGGCCCTATGGTGGCAGCATGTGGTGGTTTTGTTCCAATGATCTCTGGTCGTGGTTTAGGCCATACTGGCGGTACGTTAGACAAGCTAGAATCTATTCCGGGTTACAACATTACACCAACCAACGAAGTGTTCGGTGAAGTAACTAAAGATGCTGGCGTGGCTATCATCGGTCAAACCGGCGATCTAGCTCCTGCTGACAAGCGTGTTTACGCGACTCGTGATATTACAGCAACAGTCGATAATATCTCGCTCATCACCGCTTCAATCCTATCGAAGAAACTGGCCGCGGGTCTTGATTCTTTAGTGATGGACGTCAAAGTCGGCTCAGGCGCGTTCATGCCAACCTATGAAGCTTCTGAAGAGCTCGCGAAATCTATCGTTGCAGTGGCAAACGGTGCTGGCACTAAAACAACGGCAATCCTAACGGATATGAACCAAGTTCTGGCTTCTTCTGCGGGTAACGCCGTTGAAGTTCGCGAAGCGGTTCAATTCTTAACGGGTGAATACCGTAACCCTCGTTTGTTAGAGATCACTCTGGCATCGTGCGCTGAAATGTTGGTGCTGGGCAACCTTGCAAAAGATGCGGAAGAAGCGCGCGAAAAACTGATGGCCGTACTGGATAACGGTAAAGCAGCGGAGTGCTTCGGTAAGATGGTTGCGGGTCTTGGTGGTCCAACTGATTTCGTAACAAACTACGATAGCTACCTTGAAAAAGCAGAAATCATTAAACCAGTATACGCGCTAGAAAGTGGTGTGGTATCAGCCATGGATACCCGTGCAATTGGTATGGCTGTCGTTGGTATGGGCGGCGGTCGTCGCGTCGCTACTGACAGCATTGATTACGCCGTCGGTTTTGATCACTTTATTCGCCTTGGTGAAGTGGCAAGTGAAGATAAACCATTAGCAATGATTCATGCTCGCAACGAACAACAGTGGCAAGAAGCTGCAACGGCATTACAAAATGCCATCACTGTGGGCGGAGAATATAAAGCAACGCCAGACGTTTACCGTCAGATTCGATCTGAAGACGTGTAA
- the deoC gene encoding deoxyribose-phosphate aldolase, with translation MSDLKAAALRALKLMDLTTLNDDDTTEKVVALCHDAKTAVGNTAAICIYPRFIPAAKKALREQGTPEVRIATVTNFPHGNDDIEIAVAETKAAVAYGADEVDVVFPYRALIAGNEEVGFELVKQCKAACGDITLKVIIETGELKEEALIKKASQICIEAGADFIKTSTGKVPVNATPEYARMMLEVIRDMGVAKTVGFKPAGGVRTAEDAALYLAMADELLGAEWADNMHYRFGASSLLTNLLNTLEVTDETADPTAY, from the coding sequence ATGAGCGATTTAAAAGCAGCAGCTCTACGTGCACTTAAACTTATGGACCTAACGACGCTAAATGACGACGACACGACTGAAAAAGTCGTCGCGCTTTGTCATGACGCGAAAACAGCGGTAGGCAACACTGCTGCAATCTGTATTTACCCTCGCTTTATCCCAGCCGCTAAGAAAGCGTTGCGTGAGCAAGGTACTCCAGAAGTACGCATTGCGACTGTAACTAACTTCCCTCATGGTAATGATGACATCGAGATTGCAGTTGCAGAAACAAAAGCAGCGGTCGCATACGGTGCAGATGAAGTTGATGTCGTATTCCCATACCGTGCGCTTATTGCTGGCAACGAAGAAGTTGGCTTTGAACTCGTTAAACAGTGTAAAGCAGCTTGCGGTGATATCACGCTTAAAGTGATCATCGAAACTGGTGAGCTGAAAGAAGAAGCATTGATCAAGAAAGCTTCTCAAATCTGTATCGAAGCAGGTGCTGACTTCATCAAAACTTCAACAGGTAAAGTGCCAGTAAACGCGACTCCTGAATACGCGCGCATGATGCTTGAAGTTATTCGTGACATGGGCGTTGCGAAAACCGTGGGTTTCAAACCTGCTGGTGGCGTACGTACTGCTGAAGATGCAGCATTATACTTAGCAATGGCTGATGAGCTGCTTGGCGCTGAGTGGGCAGACAACATGCACTACCGTTTTGGTGCTTCAAGCCTACTAACTAACCTTCTTAATACATTAGAAGTGACAGACGAAACTGCAGATCCTACTGCATATTAA
- a CDS encoding NupC/NupG family nucleoside CNT transporter has protein sequence MSLFMSLVGMVALIAIAVLLSDNRKAINIRTVGGAFAIQFALGAFVLYIPWGRDLLAGFSAGVANVIDYGKDGTGFLFGSLVNFSVDGIGFIFAFQVLPTLIFFSALISVLYYIGAMQVVIKILGGGLQKALGTSRAESMSAAANIFVGQTEAPLVVRPFVPKMTNSELFAVMCGGLASVAGGVLAGYASMGVPLEYLVAASFMAAPGGLLFAKIIKPETEEVDENLGSDIDGGDDKPANVIDAAAGGASVGLQLALNVGAMLLAFIGLIALINGILGGIGGWFGMENLTLELLLGWIFAPLAFIIGVPWEEATIAGSFIGQKTVVNEFVAYLNFVPYVGDNAQVVAATGQVMSEKTQAIIAFALCGFANLSSIAILLGGLGGIAPNRRHDIARMGVKAVVAGTLSNLMAATIAGFFLSF, from the coding sequence ATGAGCCTGTTTATGAGCCTAGTCGGTATGGTTGCACTGATCGCAATCGCAGTTCTACTATCCGATAACCGCAAAGCAATTAATATCAGAACAGTGGGTGGCGCTTTCGCTATCCAATTCGCACTTGGTGCATTCGTACTTTACATCCCTTGGGGTCGTGATCTACTTGCAGGTTTCTCTGCTGGTGTAGCAAACGTGATCGACTACGGTAAAGATGGTACTGGCTTCCTATTTGGTAGTCTTGTTAACTTCTCTGTTGACGGTATCGGTTTTATCTTTGCATTCCAAGTTCTACCAACACTGATCTTCTTCTCTGCTCTTATCTCTGTACTTTACTACATTGGTGCGATGCAAGTTGTTATTAAGATTCTTGGTGGTGGTCTTCAGAAAGCGCTAGGTACTTCTCGCGCCGAGTCAATGTCTGCAGCAGCAAACATTTTCGTTGGTCAAACGGAAGCCCCTCTGGTTGTTCGTCCATTTGTTCCTAAAATGACTAACTCTGAACTATTCGCAGTAATGTGTGGTGGTTTAGCCTCAGTTGCTGGTGGTGTACTAGCGGGTTACGCATCTATGGGTGTTCCTCTAGAGTACCTAGTGGCAGCGTCATTCATGGCTGCACCGGGTGGTCTACTCTTCGCTAAAATCATCAAGCCTGAAACTGAGGAAGTTGATGAGAACCTAGGTTCAGACATCGACGGTGGCGACGACAAGCCTGCTAACGTTATCGATGCAGCTGCTGGCGGTGCGTCAGTTGGTCTACAACTAGCACTTAACGTAGGTGCAATGCTACTAGCATTCATCGGTCTAATCGCTCTTATCAACGGTATCCTAGGTGGCATCGGTGGTTGGTTCGGTATGGAAAACCTAACTCTAGAACTTCTTCTAGGTTGGATCTTCGCACCGTTAGCATTCATCATTGGTGTTCCATGGGAAGAAGCAACTATTGCGGGTTCTTTCATTGGTCAGAAGACCGTGGTTAACGAATTCGTTGCATACCTAAACTTCGTACCATACGTTGGTGACAATGCTCAAGTTGTTGCAGCGACGGGTCAAGTGATGTCTGAGAAGACTCAAGCTATCATCGCATTCGCACTGTGTGGTTTCGCAAACCTTTCTTCAATTGCGATTCTTCTAGGTGGTCTAGGTGGTATTGCTCCAAACCGTCGTCACGACATCGCACGTATGGGTGTTAAAGCGGTTGTAGCGGGTACTCTATCTAACTTGATGGCAGCAACAATTGCTGGCTTCTTCCTGTCTTTCTAA
- a CDS encoding TatD family hydrolase produces the protein MTSQTNDFPLFDTHCHADFEAFEQGFTPDQSIDGYLNEAKQAQVEKLLIPSIGQSNWKKLGNIAQSHPNVYYALGFHPYFLEQADEVQFEELRQLLASKTRQCVAIGECGLDFFVDVEREKQERFFIQQMELAKAFELPLIIHERKSYNRLIELIKRHKFTFGGVIHGFSGSEQQALVWIKLGFYIGVGGTITYPRAQKTRTTIAKLPLEYLVIETDAPDMPIHGNQGKRNHSKYLTKILNELVLIRKETKQSVVTQIWHNSHRAFGICE, from the coding sequence ATGACATCGCAGACAAATGATTTTCCACTGTTTGATACCCATTGCCATGCGGATTTTGAGGCGTTTGAGCAAGGTTTTACACCTGATCAAAGTATTGATGGTTACCTCAATGAAGCCAAACAGGCTCAAGTTGAGAAATTACTCATCCCTTCTATCGGTCAAAGTAACTGGAAGAAACTCGGTAACATCGCTCAATCTCATCCCAATGTTTACTACGCGTTAGGCTTTCATCCTTACTTTTTAGAGCAAGCTGATGAGGTGCAATTTGAAGAGCTTCGCCAATTGCTTGCTTCAAAAACACGTCAGTGTGTGGCGATTGGCGAATGTGGACTCGACTTTTTTGTGGACGTTGAACGAGAGAAACAAGAGCGTTTTTTCATCCAACAAATGGAGCTTGCCAAGGCGTTTGAACTGCCTTTGATCATCCATGAGAGGAAGTCTTATAACCGACTCATTGAGCTAATAAAGCGGCATAAGTTCACTTTTGGGGGGGTAATTCACGGCTTTTCTGGGAGTGAACAGCAAGCTTTAGTATGGATCAAGCTTGGTTTCTACATTGGTGTCGGTGGAACCATTACTTATCCAAGAGCGCAAAAAACACGCACAACCATCGCGAAATTGCCCCTTGAATACTTGGTGATTGAAACTGATGCTCCAGATATGCCTATCCATGGAAATCAGGGAAAACGTAATCATTCCAAGTATTTAACTAAGATATTAAATGAGCTTGTTTTGATTAGAAAAGAGACAAAGCAATCGGTTGTCACGCAGATTTGGCATAATAGCCATCGTGCATTCGGTATATGTGAATAA